The following are from one region of the Maribacter aquivivus genome:
- a CDS encoding TIGR03915 family putative DNA repair protein: MNTSKTLVYDGSFNGFLTAVFIGFEQKLTHADIQKQGQLQSGLFAETETIFTNIEKAQRVWNGVRNKSNTAIKNIYFAFLSEQKNMEALIYRYIQKLMGSKYKGATDFSDDGVLKINQLAHKVGREKHRMEAFVRFQLTKDDVYFANIEPDFDVLPLISKHFRNRYADQQWIIYDVKRKYGLFYDLNTVEIISLDLSDIHTNSMEKSAAFTDAEYEYQDLWNNYFKSTTIKSRINNKLHVQHVPKRYWKYLSEKKEAV; this comes from the coding sequence ATGAATACTTCAAAAACTTTAGTTTACGATGGTAGTTTTAATGGTTTTTTAACTGCAGTATTTATAGGCTTTGAACAAAAGCTTACGCATGCCGATATTCAGAAACAAGGGCAATTACAAAGCGGTCTTTTTGCTGAAACGGAAACTATATTTACCAACATTGAAAAAGCACAACGGGTTTGGAACGGTGTACGGAACAAAAGTAACACTGCTATTAAAAATATATACTTTGCATTCTTGAGCGAACAGAAAAATATGGAAGCTCTAATTTACCGCTATATTCAAAAGCTTATGGGAAGTAAATATAAAGGGGCTACTGATTTTAGTGATGATGGCGTTTTAAAAATAAATCAACTAGCACATAAAGTGGGAAGAGAAAAGCACCGTATGGAAGCATTTGTACGATTTCAGTTAACAAAAGACGATGTTTATTTTGCGAACATAGAACCAGATTTTGATGTACTGCCATTAATCTCTAAGCATTTTAGAAATAGATATGCTGACCAGCAATGGATTATTTATGATGTAAAACGTAAATATGGACTATTCTATGATTTGAATACAGTTGAAATAATTTCTTTAGATTTATCTGATATTCATACTAATAGTATGGAGAAAAGTGCTGCATTCACAGATGCTGAATATGAATATCAAGACCTTTGGAATAATTATTTCAAAAGCACAACTATAAAATCTCGTATTAATAATAAACTACATGTTCAACATGTACCAAAGCGTTATTGGAAATACCTGTCCGAGAAAAAGGAAGCTGTTTAA